The segment CTATAATTAGTATTCTTAGCCCGCCATAAAAGGTTAAACCTGAGACGCCTGTTCGAAAAAACAATGCCTGACGAGGCCAATCCTAACAAGACGTAGCGACGCCTCCGCCTCTACCCTTCACAGCGGTCTCTTTAGGGGCATTTAATTCAGACAGCGGTTTAAAACCGACAACACATTAGGGGACCGCGGTTTACAACCGACAATACACTAGGGGACCGCGTTTGAGGAGCACACAGAGCTGGGCCGTCCTGAGAACACGAGAACTCGCGGAGAGGGAGGGCCACCCGGCAGCGCTCAGCGGACAGCCCGGGGCCGTCTCCCCTCCGGACTCCCAGCTAAGCGACGGGTCTCCTCGGCTGGCCTCCCGGGGCCCCGGCCGCACGCCGGACCCCTGCCCCAGGACCCGGGCCCGCGACTGCCCCACGGGCCCTCAGGGCGCCGCGCCGCTTCCCGGCGGAGCGCCGCCTCAGGGCGGGCCCGGCCGCCCGCGTCCccgccccggccgccgcagcccggccccgccccggcgGCCCGCCCGGCCCCCTTCCCGCGGGAAGTGCGGCTCGGGTCGCGTCCCCCGCCCGCCCGGCTCCGCGGGGCCGCCCGAAGGGCCGCGCGCGCCTACCTCGCCACCAGTAGGTCTTGGACAGGTCGTGCCAGGTCTGGTGGCGGGTGTGGTGCGTGCCGCCCGGGCCCAGGTGCGCCGCCTCGATGAGGTCGCGGCGCCGCTCGGGCTGCAGCACCACCTCCAGCTCCGCGAAGGTCCTGcggtgccgccgccgccgctggtAGTACAGGGTCCCGCCGCGCACCACGTAGCAGGCGGCCGCCTTGCGGATCTTGCGCTTGACATTGCCCTCGGTGCCCGGCGCGTACGGCTCGCGCTCGTTCGTCAGGTAGCGCAGGATGGCCCGGTAGCTCTCCTCGCTCGACATCGCTGGCGGCGGCGCCCAGGGCGCCTGTCAGCGGCGGGGGAGGAGGACAGCGCGCCGGGCCCGGGCGgctgcagcggcggcggcggcccggaGGGGTGGCTGTGCCTGTGGTGAGTGCTCCTCGACGGCGCCCGCAGCGCGCAGGGAGGGCCGACGGGTCGGTAACGAGGGGGAACTGCACTTCGCCAGCGCGCGGGCTCCGCTGGCGACTGACAAAATGGCTGCTGCACCACCGGAAGTGACGTGAATCCCCGGCAGTGGGTGAGGGGACTGAGTCCTGATTGGAGCGCGCTGGCCCTCCGGCTGGATGAAGCCGAGCGAGTGACGTCAGGACTGCGGGCGGACATTTTGGAAGCGGGTAGGCCCTTCCTGGGAGATCGAAGTGGCTCTGAGCGGACATCTTAAGTCCTGGCAGTttccccttttatttttcccttctttcccaCGCTCTGAGCACGTGTAGGAGCTGGTGGGCAGTAGTGATCCCGTCCGAGATACCCCAGCTGTAAAGGAGTCTGTTTTTCCCGTCTACCTCTGAGACGCACGACAACATGAAAGCATCACATTTTGAGGCTCCTAGTAACAGGTTAGCCTATGCACACAAGACCAGAGAATGCCCCGTTCACGTGGAAACGTAGCTTCCAGTTGAACGTTATAAAATCTAAGTCCCTCCATGATAGGAGTTATTGTAATCTCTAAGCTTCAACTCCCGGCTCCGAACTACCCTGGGAATAGTCAGGATTGTTCTGGAATGATCGGTTTATATAGTGACGATTTCCTACATATGACGACAATCGTGttggcagggagtggggaggaggggctagcactGCTTTACAGCTTTATCtgcatatatttttacataagtttaggggaaaatttttttctattttacaccCAATATAAAGGCTGACGACGCTACTTGAACTGCGTTTTCCTACGTGCACTGTGGGTCCTATTTCAGATTTCTAGCTGgtgggccggggccggggccgggtcCCTGGTCTCCCCTCCCCGGATTGAATCTCTAGCGCAGACAAGAGCCACAGGCAACTAGGGTGGGGCCCTGGCGGTGCTTTCCTGGGGCCCGAAAACTGCGGGCCAAacccctcctctcccagccccgGAGTCTGCAGTCGCTGGGTAAGGCTCCTTGAGCCTTGCGGACTAGGTGAGGGACAGACAGCAGGTGAATACAGTTGGCTCAAACCTGATGCACCTAAGTCTCCGCGggacttgggggtgggggtgcaggaATTTCTAGATGGCCCGGACACTTGAGGCAGCATCCTTGAAAAAGATTCCGGCTGTAGGTAGGCGAGTTCCCAGGCCGAGGAAAGACAGAAATACCAGGCCTGGGATTTACTTAGGGTCACTCAGTTCGCAGTCTGCGACTacagctgggggagggagggagaattaGAAGGTGGAGCTGCACCCCTTCCCCCGTGGGGTGGGGCATCCAGAGCAGATGCCCAAATCCACCAGCTCCAAGGCTATGTGCTGGGCCAGCACCACCAATCTTCCACTGGGAAATCGACTCCCTTTAGAACTAAGTTAACTATAAAAGGTAAATAGATTTAAATAAGGTTGTAAGTCAACAAGCCGTGTAAGTGGCAAGGAGCTAAATTAAAGCAAATTACCCTACACTCAATTTTGTTTTTGCCAAAACACAACCCGTGAAGCACTGAGAagcccacaaattctttgattctCCTCTGTGCCTTTCGGCCAATACAAATGTTTTAATAGAATGTTTTACAGGTGGTCCAATTTTCTTCCTCAGAAAAGCTAACCTTGCGGTCCTATGAGAACAGGTATTGAGTGTTTTCTAGCTCTTTCTGGGCTGCAAGCTACCCAGGACTCAAGGGTAGTCCGAATTGGCAGTTCCACTTTATTAACATTTAGATCAGAAAAGCAGTGCTTTAAAAGGGACATTTTATTCTGTGTGCAAAAATTAGAATCCATAGCTCTTGCATTCAAGTTGggtattttgattcttttttaagcTTTCCTTGTTCACAGCTAAATTTCCCTTATTTCCCCTGTAATTTCATAAacaaattacaataaaaataaaaaggtttaaGCAAAATCCTAATATTTCTAAGCAAAAGCTAGTATATCTTATGCAAGAAATACTGATAATATGTATTTCTTACATTGACTTCACacatctttttacttttcaagTCCCCCAAAGGGACTGTATTGTTATCCCCAACACCTAGAACGATGCTTGAAAGAAGAatcattaggggccggccccttggtgtGACAGTTAAGTTCGCAGACTTcgatttggtggcccagggttcaccagtttggatcctgggcacggacctaggcacggctcatcaggccatgctgaggtggagtcccacatggagcaactagaaggatgtacaactatctattggggcttgggggagggaaaaaaaaaggaaaaaaggaggaagactggcaacagatgttagctgagggccagtcttcctcaaaaaaaaaaaaaaatcattagttcCATCACCCTGGATAGAAAGGAGGTGGGGGAAGTGATGTCTGATTTCACCTTCACCTAGTATTCTTATGTGTGAATACATGCTTCAAGAGGATGCaacttgttcactgttgtatccttGCAGCTTGGCACAGCATAGGCTATTCTTAACAAATTATGATTACTATTTTCCTTATCACACTTTATATACATACCTCTCTTGAATATAGCAGGCTACTCAGACATTTTTGCAGTTTTAACTATGGCTCTATCAATCTCCCAGTTCAGCAAACTACTTTGGGAATTTATATAAGTATACTCAAGAAATTgtgctcttggggccagcctggtggctcaagctgttaagtgcgcacgctccgctgcactgcttgtcaagccatgctgtggcggcgtcccatataaagtagaggaagatgggcacagatgttagctcagagccaatcttcctcagcaaaaaaaaaaaaaaaaaaaaaaaagaggatcagcatcagatgttagctcagggctgatcttcctctcacacacacaaaaaattgttcTCTTCATTGAAGGTTACTTTCGGAAAGCCAAAAGCAGATTAACACAGCTGATAGTTAAGAGCACTTTTAACTCAGCTATCAGCTAATGGTGAGATAAGATACCAGCGAACAAAAGGCAAACAATATAAATGTGTCTGTTTATCATGGAAAAGGGCAatttaatacaaaaataattcattaaaaagGTTTGCTTTCTGCAGACAGAAGTGATAGAAAAAAGTGCACCTTTCAGCAATCAACCTAGACTAAATAATCTGTGTAACATCCTAGTACTTACAGCAATGTAACCAAAAAGTTTTACACCTCAGCTGAGCAAAACTAGCATTTCACAATACAGATCTTATTTACATCATTTTGCTTAACATCTCTCCAACTAAGAGGCTTACATTAAGAGGCATTATTCCTGAGAAATGAACTCTTTAAAAAATGCCTAGCTCTTAAATTCTTTATAGTTCAGCTATTACCATGCAGGCCCCACATGCCTCTTTTGAGAGTAAAAAAATCCACCACAATCTAGTTATAgttagatttttatttaaaaatctgatcTGCCAACTTAGCGTTTTCCACCAACTCGGGGAGCAGAAACTTTTACCGGCTTCACAATCTTTTGCTTAGGTGCTGCCTTTGTGGGAGCCTGTAAAAAGATAACATGTTATGTGGCATTATTCCATGCAACTTTTTTTTAATCACCCCTCTCTTATGTCCAGATTCTGTATGTATCCTAGATTGCTTTCCTGATTATTTAACTACATTCCTATTATTCTTAAGAACCCCCTAAAAATTACAAGTCCacctttatataaaatataaatgaaagacaaagatattgtcacagattggaggagtTAAGGAGACACAACTAAATGCAACGTAGGATCCTGAATTGTATCctaagaacagaaaaaggacatcgaTTTTATTAGTTGTATAGGACCAAtgttaattttctggttttgaaaattTTACTATGGTTATCTCAATTGATAACATTGAGAAAAGCTGGGTAAACTCTGCACTGTTACTGAAAagctttctgtaaatctaaaattatctcaaaataaactttaaaaaacaaaagccacTTTTACTTTCCCCTTTCCCAATTTCTAACACTAACAGCCTCATTTGACTCTGgtagagggagctctctggagatCTGAATCACTTACCCAGAAACCAGTTATGAACATTATTTCCATTTGCActaaattctttaaaaacttgAAACTTTCATTTACTATAATtgggattaaaaataaattttccttttgttttaaataagaaatcCAAGACAAGCCCACAATTACCTTAGCAGCAGCCATTGCTGTCTTTTTAGATGCTTGTTTAGCCTTTTTTGCTTCCTTGGCAGCCCTGGGGGGTTAAAAATAACTTAAGACAAAGCACTTTACTCCTTAAGGGTACAACCTATTAAAAAAGAGCTAGAGTGTTTTGGGAAAGTAAAATTATCAtattccttccccatctccaatAATTTATAGGATAAAGCCAAAGGGTTTGTCAATAAATGGCATTGACCCCTGAGTCAGCTTAACATACATTAAAAATTGTATAATAGCTTTAACTGCATATAGAATTTTAACAAATCATTTAGTTTagactgtattataaacttctgTATTATTAGACCTAAATATTTATGACTGACAATCCCTATATAGATCTAAGTACCAAAACCACAAAATAACATCAGATTGGATTTCTGTGTCTATAAACCCAAACATAATCTAAAATCCACCCCAAGAGCTGAAATGCTCATAATGAAGGCTTCCTCACCTGATAGCTTGTTCTCGTTGAGCCTTCCTAACTTCAGGTTTCTGATTCCTCTTGGCCATTATATCAGCAAGAGATGCACCAGTGATGGCCCTCTGGAATTTGACTGCACGGCGGgttcttttcttttgaatttcttcctACAAAACAAATAGATGGGAAGCACACTTATGAACACTGCTtcatgaatttgggggaggaaTTAAGTCTTTAAGGC is part of the Diceros bicornis minor isolate mBicDic1 chromosome 15, mDicBic1.mat.cur, whole genome shotgun sequence genome and harbors:
- the RPL24 gene encoding large ribosomal subunit protein eL24; this encodes MKVELCSFSGYKIYPGHGRRYARTDGKVFQFLNAKCESAFLSKRNPRQINWTVLYRRKHKKGQSEEIQKKRTRRAVKFQRAITGASLADIMAKRNQKPEVRKAQREQAIRAAKEAKKAKQASKKTAMAAAKAPTKAAPKQKIVKPVKVSAPRVGGKR